Genomic segment of Caproiciproducens sp. NJN-50:
GTCAGCCCGATCAGGCCGCCGTTACCGGCCACGTTGGAAACGGATAAATTGACGGGAAAATCCTTTACGCCGGACAAAACGCCGCGAACTGAAAGGTCCGTCCCGCCGCCTGCAGAGTACTGCACGATCACATTGACGTTCTGCTTGGGGTAATCCAGGGCCGCGCTGCCGGACCCGCTCGCGGCGGCGCTGCCCTCGCCAGCGGACGACTTGCTGCCGCAAGCACAGAGGGTGGTGACGGACAGGGTTGCTGCCAATAAAACTGCTAAAATCCTTTTCATTAGTTATCCTCCTTATAATTTGTCTATGTTAATTTACTAAGACAAGCTCTTAGAAAGTCGGCCGATTTTTTCATCCCGACGGAAGCGTCCGGAATATCGTCCGGGTGCCACCTTCTTTCGTATTCGAGGGAAAGCCAGCCGTTGTAGCCGAGATTCTTCAACTGCTGAAGGATCTCCGGCCAGGGCACAATCCCCTCGCCTACGATGCGTGTGAAAACATTTCGCTCCGACTCGGCGGGGCGGGACACACTCGAGGACAAGAATCTTGTATCTTCATTCCGAAACACAAAGTCCTTCACATGGACATATCTGATTTTTCCGAACTGAACCGGCAGCGCGATTTCAAACGGCTCATTTCCCGTAAAGGAAAGATTTGCCTGGTCGTATAGAATCCCGACCGAAGGGCAGTCGATCTCTTCCGAGACCGCGATGCTGTCCGCCGCCGAAACCGTCATGGTGTTAAAGTGGTTTTCAATGACAAGACAAACTCCGGCGGACTGCGCTTCAGCCCCCAAACATCTCATGTTTTTGATCAGGCAGTCTCTTTTTCTGCCGCCGTCGTCCTTCTCTTCCTGTGAAAAGTTTCCGCCGTAGATCCGAATATATTTCGCTCCCAAAAAGGCAGCATATTCCATGACGCGGCGGACGCCGTCGATTTCACGCTGACGGATGTCCTCCCGCAGATCGTTAAATCGGGAATAATACGGTGTCAGCGCAATAATTTTTACGCTCTCTGCCTCCGCAGTTCTGCGAAGCTCCTGCAGCTCCGACGCAGCGGCTTTTTCCGGGATCGCACAGCGATACCCATCCTGCACGACGATTTCGGCTCCATCAAGCCCGATTTTTTTAAAAAGCCGAATGGCATCAGGAAGCGAATATTCCGGCGTCCCCATCGTGTGCCCGGCGATCAAGAACAATTTCCCACCTCATTCCAGCCCGGGAAGACCTGCAGCCGTCAGGATCCGGTGCATGAGTTCCTGCGTCTTATATGCGTCGGCCCCGTTGGTCAGAGGCTGCCTGTTGTTTTTCAGGCAATCGAAAAAGTGGCCGTCCTCCTGAGTGAATCCCATTTTATCGGTCACCTTCGCCCAGCCGTATGCCAACGGCGTCATGGATGTCGTATGAAACTGCTCCTGATCCGTTATGGTTACGGTGTCCGGACAGGTGACCTGTATACTTTTGTTTTGGCCGTGCATTTCCAGCGTCTCCATCCATTGACCGGAGGCCCGGTCCGCTACAAGCATCGCCACGGAGCCGTTTTCAAACTGAAGCTGCGCCGTCGTCAGCGTTTCGTACATGGGATCCGTGAATTTCGAATAGGCCTCTACCCGGGTGCACTCACCGCAGAAGTACCGGAGAATGTCCACCATATGCACCGCGTTTTCCAAGGTGGCGCGGTATTCGCTGGCAGGGCGGTTCTTCTGGGCAACAAGGACATCCGGCGCCGACCGGCCCATCGCTTCCTTTGCCTTCCGATAAACCGGAGCGTATCTCCGGTTAAACCCGATCATCAGCTTTTTCCCGCTTTTTTCAGCGGCGTCCGCCATTGCCGCAGCTTCCTTCAGCGTCATCCCCATCGGCTTTTCGCAGAAAACGTCGATTCCCTCCTGAAGCAGGCGGACGACCTGTTCTGCATGGACATCCTTCGGAGACAGCACGAACGCGCAGTCCAAACCAAGATCAATCAGTTCGCCGATATCGTGCGCGGCGTGTTCGATGGCGTAACTTTTTTGGCATTCCTGAACGTCTTCGATCTCCTTCGCAATGGCACCGACCATTTCAACGTCGTCGCGCGCCGCCAAGATGGGCAGATGCGCGATGTGCGCAATGGACCCGACCCCGATCAGACCGACCCTAAACTTTTTTTCCATATAACCAAATCTCCTAAACGTTTGCTTCCCTGTTTCAGGATTTTGCCAAAAAACCTCCGTCCACCGCTATGGTAAAGCCGTTGACGTAGTCCGAGGCTTCGGAAGCCAGAAAAATTGCGGCTCCTGCAAGATCCTCTGGCTTCCCCCAGCGTTCCATCGGAATGCGGGTGTTGGTTTCCGCCATCCTTGCAGGCTCCGAGCGCATGGGGGCCGTCATATTCGTGACCATATATCCCGGAGCAATGCAGTTGATATGAATGCCGTAGCGGGCCCACTCGTTGCACATATGCATCGTGATATTGCGGACGGCCGCTTTGCTGGCCGTGTAAGGTATTACCTTGAAGCCCCCCTGATAGGAGGTCATTGACCCTATGTTGATAATTTTCCCTCCAGTGCCCTGTTTCACGAACTGACGGGCAACTCCCTGACAAATAAAGAAAGTAGCGGTCAGGTTTACATCCAGCACGTCTTGCCAGTCCTTTTTGCTGATATCAAGAGCCATAACCCGGCGGGTTATGCCGGCAGCGTTTACAAGAATATCAATCTTGCCGAACTTTTCCACTGTTTCCCGCACAATCTGGTCAGGGGCGTCTTCGGCGGCGACGTTCAATCTGAGGTTCAAATATTTTCTTCCCAGGCTTTGAACTTTATTTTTGGTTTCGCTGTCATCGCTGCGGCCGACACAGACAATATCCGCTCCCGCTTCCGCAAGACCGACCGCGATGCCTTGACCCAGGCCCCGCGTTGCGCCGGTTACGATGGCGGTCTTACCAGCCAAATTGAACTTTTCAAAAGATGTCAATGCTTACACTCCCTTTTAATAACGTTTTCAAATTTATAATGATTTAATTTACATGTTATGAAAACGTTATTTTTCGACTGTATTTTATCATTGTGGTTAGTAAATGTCAATGGCTTTTGTCGAATTATTGAAGTATTTTTATGAAAATCATAAAGATGCCGCTTCACTCCTCCGCGGGTAAACCTGCCCCGCACTCCTTTATTGGACAAAGTTTTGGGTTTTCCGTTTTCCTCCACGGAGCCAAAAAGTGCGTTTCCGTGATACGGAAACGCACTTTTGCGGCGTTCTATTCAATTCATCAGGGTCCCGATATGAAGCCGGATAAGCACGCCCTGCGGCAGCGTCCGCGCCGAAATCGAAACATGGAAATCCTCTATAAAGTTTCAAGCGATTCCGCAGAAGGAAAAGAAGCATAAACACCAACCGTCTGCATGCATAGGATCGCAGCCTTATGCGCCTTAATGGCCGCCTCCTGAACTGTCTTTCCCTTCACGATTTCGGCGGCCAGCACACCGACAAAAAAATCTATGGCTCCGGAGTAATCGACGATCTTCTGTTCCGGAACCGAATTCATGATAGAATATAAGCCATTGTCCGATACCAGAACGCCATTCGCATCCATTTGAACGATGACATTTTTCCTGACGATACTGGATAAAAGGCTGGCCGCAATCCGCCCGCTTCTAACGGTTTCATCATTCAGGCCGCATATAGAGGAAGCCTGGGAAAGATTCAATACCAGATAATCGACTTTTTCCAGAAATTGCTGCGGAATCTTAATGGACATGGAAGGACAAACCAATACTGGCACATGATATTCATTGGCCATATCAACCACATGATAGGCCACATCTATCATAGCGGGCCCCATATGGATCATCACCAGTTCCGCGGTTTGAATAACATGGCAACAAAGATCGATATCCTCTTTCGTCAGCTTATAATTGGCGCCGAGAAAATCAATAAATATATTCTCCTTTTGATTTTCGACCAATATTGTAGCCAACCCGCTGTGAACGCCCTGCATCTTGCTCAAGAATCTGCAGTCCACCTTTTCTTTTCGCAGCGTGGCCTCAATCTGCTGGCCAAAGGCGTCATCTCCGATTTTGCCGATTACAGCTGTAGAGATTCCGTCCCTGACTGCCGCAATGGCCTGCGAACTGCCGTGCCCGCCGGCATTGATGGAAATTTGCTTCCCGATGCGTTTTTTCCCAATCGTCTCATTGCCAAGCTCCATGACAAAATCTACGTTCAAGACACCGAACGACACAATTTTAGGCGATTCCATCCCCGGCATAGGTTGACCCCCTTATAATCAATCTCGTGTCCACTTCGCCGGGTTTATTGCCATTGCTCCCGCCTTCGCCGCAAATTTTTTCCAACAAATATTTTGTGCCTAAAACGCCCAATTGATAACCGTTCGGTCCGATGATGGTGATCTGCGGCGTTGTAAGCCGTGAAAGGACCGTATTCCCTATGCTCATCAGCGCGACGCTCTCTGGAACCTCTATTCTCTTTTCGCGGAAATAAGACAATGCGCCAATCGCTTGTGTATTGTACTGTGTTAAGACCGCGTTGTAACTGAAATTTTGCTTGACGGAGTAATTTTGCAGTTTTCTGAAAGCATCCTCCAAAGAGCGGCCGGCAACGCAAATTTCGCAGGCGCCGTTTTTTTTCATCAGGGTTTCCTGAAGGCCTGCAAAATAATCCATATCAATGCTCTTTAAACTGTCAATCATATACACTACTCTGTTTTTGCCCTCACGCTGCAGATAATCCGCCGCCTCTGAACCTATTTTTTTCCGGTCGATATCAATTTCAGATACCTGAGAGATACGTTTCGCATTATTTCCGGATAAAAACACCGTCCACGCCTTCTGGTAAAAAGCACCTGAAGTATCCGGTTCAAAACGATTGGGGCTGTAAATCAGAACTCCGGAAATACCTGCCGATTTAACCTTGGACAGCAGATCCAATTCATTGGTTTGTATCCCCTCGGTGCTGTAAGAAATCATAAGATAGCCATTGGAAGATAATACATCCGCGATTCCCTGATGCATTTGAGCGAAAAAAGGATCGGAAAAGTTCGGAAGCAGAACGGCGATGGCATTGAGCTTTTCCTGCCGTAAGCTCTTCGCCATAAGATTTGACGAATATCCCAATCTCTCAACAACTTCCAAAACCTTTTTTCGTGACTTGCTCGCCACTTTATCAGGGTTGTTCAGAACACGTGAGGCAGTTGCAATGCTGACACCAGCCTCTTTCGCAACATCTTTTAATGTCGCCATATCATCTACCTCCCATTTTCATAAAAAGCATATCATACTTTATAATATCAGTCAATAAATCCTTTCGATGCCAACCTCTTTGCATTCTGCGCCCACTCCCCGGCTGCGCAGCGCTCGTCTCCGAAAAAGAAGGAAAGGCTCACAAATGCCCATCGCTGTTCCCCGGCGGACTCCAAAGTTGACTGCTTTTTGGGGACATCCATCGGCACATTCGAAGCGGCTGATACATTCCGGCGGAAGCCGGCCATGGGTGCGCAACGGCAAGCATAAAAATGTTGAAATATAAGGAAAATTGAGTTATAGTAAAAGATATCGCAGCAACGAGGATTTTTCCATAAGGAGAAGGCCTCGTTGTTATCTTACCATGCCGATTGAGACGGGTCTTATCATCATCAAAAAGAAAATACACCGTTGTTCGGAACGGAACGCAGCATGCGCAATTACAATCGGTTTTCCAGCGCACAGACGAAATTTTTTGTTCCGATCGGAAAAGGAGAAACTGCCATGCAATACGATTTTACCTCAATCATGGACCGTCACGGAAAAGATGCGGTCGCGGTGGACGGTCCGGGTTCCTCGGACGGGTCCCCTGGCACGCCAAAAGAGGGATTCGACATTATCCCGATGTGGATTGCAGACATGAATTTCCCCACACTGCCGAATATCTCGGAGTCGATTATTAAGCGCGCCGGACATCCGGCTTTCGGATATTTTCAGCCAACAGACAAATATTACGACTCGATCATCCGGTGGCATGAGACCCGAAACGGCATCACCGGCCTGACAAAAGAATGCATCGGATATGAAAACGGAGTGCTGGGCGGGGTCATTTCCGCCTTGACCGCGTTTTCCGCGCCCGGCGACTCCGTTTTGCTGCATTCGCCGACTTACATCGGGTTTACTAAAAGCGTGGAGAATAATGGCCGAAAAATTGTCCACAGTCCTTTGAAGCTGGATGCAAACAACGTGTGGCGCATGGATTACGAGGATATGGATGCCAAACTGAAGGCCGGCAGGATCCACGTCGCGATTTTTTGCAGCCCCCACAACCCCTGCGGCCGCGTATGGGAAAAATGGGAAATTGAAAGAGCCATGGAAGTCTATCGGGCCAACGACTGTATCGTTATATCGGACGAAATCTGGTCGGATATCCTTCTGAACGGTCACCGGCACACGCCCACCCAGTCGGTCAGCGAGGATGCGCGCCGCCGCACCGTGGCGCTGTACGCGCCGAGCAAAACGTTTAATTTGGCGGGGCTCATCGGTTCCTACCACATCATCTACGACAGCTATCTGCGGGATCGCGTGCGCGCCCAGAGCAGCAAGCCGCACTACAACAGCATGAATGTCCTGAGCATGCACGCCCTGATCGGCGCATACTGCCCGGAAGGCTCCGAATGGGTCGACGAGCTGTGCGAGGTACTGAGCGGCAACATGAATTATGTCTGCGATTATATCGCGAAACATTTTCATGGCGTAAAATTTGCTAAGCCGGAGGGAACCTACATGCTGTTTCTGGACTGCACCGATTGGTGCAAAAAACACGGCAGGACCATCGACGAGCTGGAAAAGAGCGGATGGGACATCGGCGTGACCTGGCAGGACGGCCGCATGTTCCATGGGACCAATTCCATCCGCATGAACCTCGCGCTGCCGCTGAGCCGGGTGAAGGAAGCGATGGAACGTCTGGATCAATATGTATTCACCGCATAACCGCCGGTCTTTTGACGCCGCGCTTCATAGCCGGACATCTCTCACAAGAAAAGGGCGCCGGAAAGGAGAGTGCGGCTGCACAAGCCTATGCAAAATCTTTGCATAGAGCGGCAAAGCCGCACGGGAATTATGGGACTAGAACATCCATTAAAAAACGATATCTGTGAAAAGCCGCGGGGAAAGCGCAATTTAATTACCGACGTGCCTGGAGTGGCGGTGGGTCATGTCACACTGAACCGGGGCAATGAGAAAACCGGGGTAACCGCCATTCTCCCGCAGCCGGATCATCTGTTTTCACAAAAACTTCCCGCCGCCTCACAGGTGATCAACGGGTTCGGCAAAAGCATCGGGCTGGTTCAGATCGATGAACTGGGCACATTGGAAACGCCGATCCTCCTGACCAACACCTTTGCGGTGGGAACAGCCGGCACAGCGCTGGTCCGATATATGCTCGGGCAAAATCCCGACATCGGGGACACGACCGGCACGGTCAATCCGGTTGTGCTGGAGTGCAACGACGGATATCTGAATGATATCCGGGCAATGCCCGTCCTGGAACAGCACGCGCTGGAAGCGCTTCAGAACGCCGGGAGCGGCTTCGAGGAAGGAGCGGTCGGGGCCGGGACCGGCATGCGCTGCTACGGCCTGAAAGGCGGCATCGGTTCCTCTTCCCGGCTGATCGCGCTGAACAACGGAAAAACATACACGCTTGGCTGTCTCGTTCTCTCCAATTTCGGCGTGATGAGGGACCTGACCATCGGGGGGGACGCCGTCGGGCGCAGATTGTCGCGGGAACGGAAGCTCCCAGAGGAAAAGGGATCCATTATCGTTGTCCTGGCGACGGATCTGCCCCTGAGCGACCGGCAGCTCAAACGAATCTGCAGACGCGCCAGCGTGGGCATCACCCGGACAGGCTCTTTTATCGGCAACGGCAGCGGGGAAATCGCCGTGGCTTTCTCCACGGCGAACCGCGTCGCGCACTACGAAAAGCGGGATATCGTTCCCGTAACTCAGCTCAGCGAAAACCGGATCAACGACATTTTCCGCATGACCGCGTCGGTTGTGGAGGAATCCATTCTCAGCTCGCTGGTTCACGCAAAAACCACCGAGGGACGCGGCGGACGCGTTTGCCTGGACTTGAAAACCGCGTTAAAGCAGGCTGGCACAGCCATATTGAAGTAAACACCGCAAATGTCTGAAGAGACGGATCCCTTGGCACTGCTCCGCCCTCGCGATTTCGCGGGGCCTTTTCCGCCGGTCTGAACCAACCTGTAAATATGTGCAAAAAGATGCGCCCCGAAACGGCTTAAAAAGCCGGTCGGAGCGCATCTTCGCTTATTACAGCTTATGCGTAATTTGCCATCGTAAAGCCAGACTGCCTGCGCATCCGGCGGATCAGAAGCTGTGGATCAGGTCCGGCGTCAGCGCCTTTAAAAGACGGCACACAAGCTTCACCGCGTTCTGAAAATCCGAAAAAGCGGCGATCCCGTAATGGGTATGGATATAGCGGACCGGCAGCCCGACTACAATGACCGGCACGCCGCGGCCGGACAAATGGATGGGCGCCCCGTTTGTGGAGCCGCCGGTACGGACCGCTTCCTGGACCGGAATGCCTTCCCGGCGAGCAAGATCCAGCGCAAACCGCTGAAAGCGCGGATTGGTGATCATCTTCTTGTCAATGTGCCGGAGCATGGGCCCGCGGCGAATGGCCGTCTGGATCATAAAGGGTTCCGTGAACGTATCGTCCGCCGGACATCCTTCAAAT
This window contains:
- a CDS encoding PfkB family carbohydrate kinase produces the protein MPGMESPKIVSFGVLNVDFVMELGNETIGKKRIGKQISINAGGHGSSQAIAAVRDGISTAVIGKIGDDAFGQQIEATLRKEKVDCRFLSKMQGVHSGLATILVENQKENIFIDFLGANYKLTKEDIDLCCHVIQTAELVMIHMGPAMIDVAYHVVDMANEYHVPVLVCPSMSIKIPQQFLEKVDYLVLNLSQASSICGLNDETVRSGRIAASLLSSIVRKNVIVQMDANGVLVSDNGLYSIMNSVPEQKIVDYSGAIDFFVGVLAAEIVKGKTVQEAAIKAHKAAILCMQTVGVYASFPSAESLETL
- a CDS encoding DmpA family aminopeptidase; the protein is MGLEHPLKNDICEKPRGKRNLITDVPGVAVGHVTLNRGNEKTGVTAILPQPDHLFSQKLPAASQVINGFGKSIGLVQIDELGTLETPILLTNTFAVGTAGTALVRYMLGQNPDIGDTTGTVNPVVLECNDGYLNDIRAMPVLEQHALEALQNAGSGFEEGAVGAGTGMRCYGLKGGIGSSSRLIALNNGKTYTLGCLVLSNFGVMRDLTIGGDAVGRRLSRERKLPEEKGSIIVVLATDLPLSDRQLKRICRRASVGITRTGSFIGNGSGEIAVAFSTANRVAHYEKRDIVPVTQLSENRINDIFRMTASVVEESILSSLVHAKTTEGRGGRVCLDLKTALKQAGTAILK
- the kduD gene encoding 2-dehydro-3-deoxy-D-gluconate 5-dehydrogenase KduD; its protein translation is MTSFEKFNLAGKTAIVTGATRGLGQGIAVGLAEAGADIVCVGRSDDSETKNKVQSLGRKYLNLRLNVAAEDAPDQIVRETVEKFGKIDILVNAAGITRRVMALDISKKDWQDVLDVNLTATFFICQGVARQFVKQGTGGKIINIGSMTSYQGGFKVIPYTASKAAVRNITMHMCNEWARYGIHINCIAPGYMVTNMTAPMRSEPARMAETNTRIPMERWGKPEDLAGAAIFLASEASDYVNGFTIAVDGGFLAKS
- a CDS encoding Gfo/Idh/MocA family protein, yielding MEKKFRVGLIGVGSIAHIAHLPILAARDDVEMVGAIAKEIEDVQECQKSYAIEHAAHDIGELIDLGLDCAFVLSPKDVHAEQVVRLLQEGIDVFCEKPMGMTLKEAAAMADAAEKSGKKLMIGFNRRYAPVYRKAKEAMGRSAPDVLVAQKNRPASEYRATLENAVHMVDILRYFCGECTRVEAYSKFTDPMYETLTTAQLQFENGSVAMLVADRASGQWMETLEMHGQNKSIQVTCPDTVTITDQEQFHTTSMTPLAYGWAKVTDKMGFTQEDGHFFDCLKNNRQPLTNGADAYKTQELMHRILTAAGLPGLE
- a CDS encoding MalY/PatB family protein, which gives rise to MQYDFTSIMDRHGKDAVAVDGPGSSDGSPGTPKEGFDIIPMWIADMNFPTLPNISESIIKRAGHPAFGYFQPTDKYYDSIIRWHETRNGITGLTKECIGYENGVLGGVISALTAFSAPGDSVLLHSPTYIGFTKSVENNGRKIVHSPLKLDANNVWRMDYEDMDAKLKAGRIHVAIFCSPHNPCGRVWEKWEIERAMEVYRANDCIVISDEIWSDILLNGHRHTPTQSVSEDARRRTVALYAPSKTFNLAGLIGSYHIIYDSYLRDRVRAQSSKPHYNSMNVLSMHALIGAYCPEGSEWVDELCEVLSGNMNYVCDYIAKHFHGVKFAKPEGTYMLFLDCTDWCKKHGRTIDELEKSGWDIGVTWQDGRMFHGTNSIRMNLALPLSRVKEAMERLDQYVFTA
- a CDS encoding LacI family DNA-binding transcriptional regulator; translated protein: MATLKDVAKEAGVSIATASRVLNNPDKVASKSRKKVLEVVERLGYSSNLMAKSLRQEKLNAIAVLLPNFSDPFFAQMHQGIADVLSSNGYLMISYSTEGIQTNELDLLSKVKSAGISGVLIYSPNRFEPDTSGAFYQKAWTVFLSGNNAKRISQVSEIDIDRKKIGSEAADYLQREGKNRVVYMIDSLKSIDMDYFAGLQETLMKKNGACEICVAGRSLEDAFRKLQNYSVKQNFSYNAVLTQYNTQAIGALSYFREKRIEVPESVALMSIGNTVLSRLTTPQITIIGPNGYQLGVLGTKYLLEKICGEGGSNGNKPGEVDTRLIIRGSTYAGDGIA
- a CDS encoding sugar phosphate isomerase/epimerase family protein, giving the protein MFLIAGHTMGTPEYSLPDAIRLFKKIGLDGAEIVVQDGYRCAIPEKAAASELQELRRTAEAESVKIIALTPYYSRFNDLREDIRQREIDGVRRVMEYAAFLGAKYIRIYGGNFSQEEKDDGGRKRDCLIKNMRCLGAEAQSAGVCLVIENHFNTMTVSAADSIAVSEEIDCPSVGILYDQANLSFTGNEPFEIALPVQFGKIRYVHVKDFVFRNEDTRFLSSSVSRPAESERNVFTRIVGEGIVPWPEILQQLKNLGYNGWLSLEYERRWHPDDIPDASVGMKKSADFLRACLSKLT